The Populus nigra chromosome 14, ddPopNigr1.1, whole genome shotgun sequence genome has a segment encoding these proteins:
- the LOC133672600 gene encoding methyl jasmonate esterase 1-like: MAGINLPCFSLSPKSGSKSRIEMLFNSLSPSVKPILFPLEICNRQDRLFLFPKPATPSQKLLSTGVSPIACAKLPSNFKTQRHFVLVHGACHGAWCWYKVTAQLKSAGHNVTALDMAASGVHPKQVHELHSFEDYFEPLMEFMESLPTEERVVLVGHSMSGICISVAMERFPEKISAAVFAAAVMPGPDLSFKAIAEKSSQTSVSYMDTQYVFGNGPDNPPTAVVLGPNYMASRFYHLSPPEDLTLATLLVRPFPIYSSLETEKAVIVTKEKYGSVRRIYIVCDQEKDPRQTWMIENNPVDEVMVISGSDHMAMFSKPQELCSCLLEIGDKYL, encoded by the exons ATGGCTGGCATTAACCTGCCCTGTTTCTCTCTCTCACCAAAGTCAGGATCAAAATCAAGAATAGAAATGCTCTTCAATTCTCTGTCTCCTTCAGTGAAACCAATCTTGTTTCCTCTGGAAATATGCAACAGACAAGATAGACTTTTCTTGTTCCCAAAACCCGCTACCCCATCACAGAAACTTCTTTCCACAGGAGTGTCTCCTATAGCTTGCGCAAAACTGCctagtaattttaaaacacagaGGCATTTTGTGTTAGTCCATGGAGCCTGCCATGGAGCATGGTGCTGGTATAAAGTAACAGCTCAGCTAAAATCTGCAGGTCATAATGTTACAGCTTTGGACATGGCTGCATCAGGGGTACATCCAAAGCAAGTTCATGAGCTCCATTCATTTGAGGACTATTTTGAGCCCTTGATGGAATTCATGGAGTCTTTGCCAACTGAGGAGAGGGTGGTTCTAGTGGGACACAGCATGAGTGGGATATGCATTTCTGTTGCTATGGAAAGGTTTCCAGAGAAAATTTCAGCTGCTGTTTTTGCTGCAGCTGTTATGCCTGGTCCTGACTTAAGCTTCAAAGCAATAGCAGAAAAG TCTTCTCAAACATCAGTGTCCTACATGGATACAcaatatgtgtttggtaatgGCCCTGACAACCCTCCAACTGCCGTAGTCCTTGGTCCCAACTACATGGCCTCCAGGTTCTACCACCTTTCCCCACCTGAG GATTTGACGCTAGCTACATTGTTGGTTAGACCTTTCCCTATCTACAGTAGTTTAGAAACTGAAAAGGCTGTAATTGTCACCAAGGAGAAATATGGATCTGTTCGTCGAATTTACATAGTATGTGACCAAGAAAAAGATCCTAGGCAAACATGGATGATTGAAAACAATCCCGTGGATGAAGTGATGGTCATCTCTGGTTCTGATCACATGGCCATGTTTTCTAAACCACAAGAGCTCTGCTCTTGTCTCCTGGAGATTGGCGataaatacttgtaa
- the LOC133673543 gene encoding methyl jasmonate esterase 1-like yields the protein MERQKHFVLVHGACHGAWCWYKVATLLTSAGHKVTALDMAASGVHPKQVEELHAISDYFEPLMEFMTSLPPEERVILVGHSMGGLCNSVAMERFPEKISCAVFAACIMPGPDLSFTAAKEENARQAGSFMDSQYMFDNGPNNPPTSILLGPDCLSIQLYQLSPAKDLTLAKLLLRPHPLFSDEATQEEVWVTKEKYGSVPRVYIVCDQDKIIKEAIQRWMIEKNPPDEVKVVPGSDHMIMFSKPQEMCSCLLEVARKYS from the exons ATGGAGAGGCAGAAGCATTTTGTGCTAGTCCATGGAGCCTGTCATGGAGCATGGTGTTGGTATAAGGTGGCAACTTTGCTTACATCAGCTGGTCACAAAGTTACAGCTCTGGATATGGCCGCTTCAGGGGTCCATCCAAAGCAGGTAGAAGAGCTCCATGCGATCTCAGACTATTTCGAGCCATTGATGGAATTCATGACATCTTTGCCACCAGAAGAAAGGGTGATTCTAGTGGGTCACAGTATGGGTGGGCTCTGTAATTCTGTTGCAATGGAAAGGTTCCCTGAGAAAATTTCTTGTGCAGTCTTCGCAGCATGTATCATGCCAGGTCCTGATCTGAGCTTCACAGCTGCAAAGGAAGAG AATGCCAGACAAGCGGGTTCCTTCATGGATTCACAATATATGTTTGATAATGGGCCCAACAATCCTCCAACGTCCATACTGCTTGGGCCCGACTGCTTGTCAATCCAGCTGTACCAGCTCTCCCCTGCCAAG GATCTTACGCTAGCGAAGCTGTTGCTGCGACCTCACCCTTTGTTTAGTGACGAGGCGACTCAAGAAGAAGTCTGGGTTACGAAGGAGAAGTACGGATCGGTTCCCCGAGTTTATATCGTGTGTGACCAAGACAAGATAATAAAGGAAGCTATACAGAGAtggatgattgaaaaaaatccaCCGGATGAAGTAAAAGTTGTGCCTGGTTCTGATCACATGATCATGTTTTCTAAACCTCAAGAGATGTGCTCTTGCCTCTTGGAGGTTGCCAGGAAATACTCCTGA